One part of the Geoanaerobacter pelophilus genome encodes these proteins:
- a CDS encoding NAD(P)-dependent oxidoreductase, with amino-acid sequence MLKNIGFLGLGTVGRHMAANLTKGHYALSVYDSDPLVVAELAKLGAAAATSPKDAAKGKDLVILIRPEKERLRPDIYGPEGVFAGIDAGTILVDMGTHSLESTLEMAEEAAKHRVMFLDAPVWGTKEHAANGLLTILTGGDSALVGRCRELFSFFGLNIIHVGNVGDATKMKFIVNLVQAELIQALAEGLVFGEKLGFTADKILEVLDSGGVASPLFHSKGRSIARGDFTRNLALKYVNEQLELVMEAAGKLGLTLPGAESAHSLYEQGVKDGRGEEDFSSVIKVLRK; translated from the coding sequence ATGCTTAAGAATATCGGTTTTTTGGGGCTGGGCACGGTGGGTCGCCACATGGCGGCAAACCTGACAAAAGGACATTACGCTCTTTCTGTATATGATTCCGACCCGTTAGTAGTCGCAGAACTTGCCAAACTTGGTGCTGCTGCAGCAACTAGCCCCAAGGATGCGGCAAAAGGCAAAGATCTCGTTATTTTGATCAGGCCGGAGAAAGAACGGCTTCGCCCAGATATTTACGGACCTGAAGGGGTCTTTGCCGGCATTGACGCCGGGACTATCCTGGTAGACATGGGAACTCATTCTCTGGAAAGCACCCTAGAGATGGCAGAAGAAGCTGCAAAGCATCGCGTTATGTTCCTTGATGCGCCGGTTTGGGGAACCAAGGAGCATGCGGCCAATGGTCTTCTGACAATCCTTACCGGCGGCGATTCGGCTCTGGTTGGAAGATGCCGTGAACTTTTCTCATTCTTCGGGCTGAATATTATCCATGTCGGCAATGTCGGTGATGCCACGAAGATGAAGTTTATTGTAAACCTCGTTCAGGCTGAACTGATTCAGGCTTTGGCAGAAGGTCTTGTGTTTGGCGAGAAACTGGGCTTTACTGCTGACAAAATCCTGGAGGTTCTTGATTCCGGCGGGGTTGCCTCTCCGCTGTTCCATTCAAAGGGCAGGAGTATTGCCAGGGGCGATTTTACCAGGAATCTCGCTCTCAAGTATGTAAACGAGCAGCTGGAACTGGTTATGGAGGCTGCTGGCAAGCTCGGCCTTACCCTTCCGGGCGCTGAGTCGGCTCACTCTCTTTACGAGCAGGGGGTCAAGGATGGTCGCGGCGAAGAGGATTTCTCCTCAGTGATAAAGGTTCTGCGAAAGTAG
- a CDS encoding endonuclease III domain-containing protein: MNGFDIHSVIAILRQEVRQWQSPAVTIVSQREGDPFKVLISCILSLRTQDTTTSPASERLFALATTPDTMMLLSKDEIEAAIYPVGFYRNKAGQIIDICRQLVADYDGKVPEEIDQLLMFKGVGRKTANLVVTLGYGKPGICVDTHVHRICNRWGYIATRTPDETEKVLRQCLPSEYWLGINDLLVTFGQNLCRPLSPYCSRCRIAVSCKKLGVSSFR; this comes from the coding sequence TTGAACGGTTTTGATATCCACTCGGTAATTGCGATTCTGCGGCAGGAAGTCAGGCAGTGGCAGTCACCAGCTGTAACCATTGTTTCTCAACGTGAAGGAGACCCTTTCAAGGTTCTCATCTCTTGTATCCTGTCACTCCGAACGCAAGACACCACAACCAGTCCTGCTTCAGAGAGGCTTTTTGCTTTGGCCACGACACCGGACACCATGATGCTGCTCTCAAAGGATGAGATTGAGGCCGCCATCTATCCGGTGGGATTTTACAGGAACAAGGCTGGCCAGATTATCGATATCTGTCGGCAGTTGGTGGCTGATTACGATGGCAAGGTCCCAGAAGAAATCGATCAGTTGCTTATGTTTAAAGGAGTTGGCCGCAAGACCGCCAATCTGGTTGTAACCCTTGGCTATGGTAAGCCGGGCATCTGTGTTGATACGCATGTCCACCGGATCTGCAACCGATGGGGATACATTGCTACCCGCACCCCTGATGAGACCGAAAAAGTGCTCCGCCAGTGTCTTCCTTCTGAATATTGGCTGGGAATCAACGACCTTTTAGTCACTTTTGGGCAAAATCTCTGCCGCCCTCTGTCCCCATACTGTTCAAGATGTCGTATTGCCGTTTCTTGTAAAAAACTTGGAGTCTCCAGTTTCAGGTAG
- a CDS encoding PHP domain-containing protein, producing MTAPVDLHIHSRHSDGTFSPTELVKMASAQGFKAIALADHDSISGIDEAIAAGEEFGVELIPAVELSIEIKNYHDVHLLAFFLDHKDKSFNERLNSFRERRDRRGEEIIARINDKLANNGKGSISFSEVVAGSDGALGRPHIARVLISRGYVTDMNQAFDEYLIPCDVPKEYFPAEEAIKEIHRIGGLAVLAHPTTISKDRSKLREVIGMMVAFGLDGLEAYNTLATIDDSEFLFAIARRHKLIVTGGSDFHGNEGEGLLGIRDNRFPLDYRLVESLKDRVAEKKSNQPQAV from the coding sequence ATGACCGCTCCTGTCGATCTTCATATCCATTCGCGACACTCTGACGGCACCTTCTCGCCAACAGAACTGGTAAAAATGGCATCCGCGCAAGGCTTTAAGGCCATAGCCCTAGCTGATCACGATTCAATATCAGGTATTGACGAGGCAATTGCTGCGGGAGAAGAATTCGGCGTGGAGCTGATCCCTGCGGTGGAGCTCTCCATAGAGATCAAGAACTATCACGACGTACATCTTCTGGCATTCTTCCTTGATCATAAAGACAAATCATTCAACGAACGCCTGAACAGTTTCCGCGAACGGCGCGACCGCCGTGGTGAAGAGATCATCGCTAGAATTAACGACAAGCTTGCTAATAACGGCAAAGGAAGTATCAGCTTCAGCGAAGTTGTCGCTGGGAGCGACGGGGCGTTAGGGCGTCCGCATATTGCGAGAGTTCTCATCTCCAGAGGCTATGTGACCGACATGAATCAAGCCTTTGATGAGTATCTCATACCATGTGATGTCCCAAAAGAATATTTCCCGGCAGAAGAGGCAATCAAGGAAATTCACCGAATCGGAGGACTGGCGGTTCTGGCTCACCCGACCACTATTTCCAAGGACAGATCAAAACTGAGAGAAGTGATCGGAATGATGGTAGCTTTCGGTCTGGACGGCCTCGAAGCCTATAACACACTTGCCACCATAGACGATTCGGAATTCCTGTTTGCAATCGCCCGTCGGCATAAACTCATTGTTACCGGCGGGTCAGACTTTCACGGTAACGAGGGCGAGGGCCTGCTAGGCATCCGTGACAATAGATTCCCTCTTGACTATCGTTTAGTCGAATCACTCAAAGACAGGGTTGCCGAAAAGAAATCAAACCAACCGCAGGCAGTTTAA
- a CDS encoding GSU3473 family protein: MLVLVRYNDDNYDIVEDYCLEYLIVTGKVIEFSRSDEWITVGNGPTREKPDVEGWTPSETFYSGPERRKNRRKNLLHTPQTNVTT; this comes from the coding sequence ATGCTTGTTTTGGTGCGCTACAATGACGACAATTATGACATCGTCGAAGACTACTGCCTGGAATACCTTATTGTTACAGGTAAAGTTATAGAATTTTCCCGTTCCGACGAATGGATTACCGTCGGTAATGGGCCTACCAGGGAAAAACCTGATGTTGAGGGATGGACTCCTTCGGAAACCTTTTATTCAGGACCCGAACGTCGCAAGAACCGCAGAAAGAACCTTTTGCATACTCCGCAAACCAATGTAACTACTTAA